One segment of Cetobacterium sp. NK01 DNA contains the following:
- a CDS encoding ATPase — MFKDLNSNKKAIEFLQKELNFERESGTYLFYGVDRELLKKFAKAFAKSLNCSNYRDDFCDVCESCIRIESETHGDLEILDDITGIKIEKIRELAFKDSTTSYEGKRKIYIIRDVEKLRKESANALLKMIEEPNSGSFFILTSTGLNVLPTIKSRSILVNILQENAQEIGVTQEEYKFFLGKSKDIEDYKRVGTIDLNEGCSFERIGHNIKNWIDTGEFQYKVEIYKSIRDFLNTKDYLTTIDKLYFVDEIVSSISDREFIKDILGYTISLIGNRSKNLEKLLEIKNMGRSSINLKNLLVTFYTNI; from the coding sequence ATGTTTAAAGATTTAAACTCTAATAAAAAAGCTATTGAGTTTTTACAAAAAGAGTTAAATTTTGAAAGAGAATCTGGAACATATCTTTTTTATGGTGTAGATAGAGAGCTTTTAAAAAAGTTTGCAAAAGCCTTTGCTAAGAGTTTAAACTGCTCTAATTATAGAGATGATTTTTGTGATGTATGTGAGAGTTGTATAAGAATTGAAAGTGAAACTCATGGAGATTTAGAAATACTAGATGATATAACAGGAATAAAAATCGAAAAAATAAGAGAGCTAGCTTTTAAAGATTCGACAACATCTTATGAAGGAAAAAGGAAAATATATATAATAAGAGATGTGGAAAAATTAAGAAAAGAATCAGCTAATGCACTTTTAAAAATGATAGAAGAACCAAACAGCGGAAGCTTTTTTATACTTACTTCTACAGGGTTAAATGTTCTACCAACGATAAAATCAAGATCTATCCTAGTGAATATTCTTCAAGAGAATGCACAAGAGATTGGAGTAACTCAAGAGGAGTATAAATTCTTTTTAGGTAAATCAAAAGATATTGAAGATTACAAAAGAGTAGGAACAATAGATTTAAATGAGGGATGTTCTTTTGAAAGAATTGGTCATAATATAAAGAATTGGATAGATACAGGAGAGTTTCAATATAAAGTTGAAATTTATAAATCCATAAGAGATTTTTTAAATACAAAAGATTATTTAACAACGATAGATAAATTATATTTTGTAGATGAAATAGTCTCATCTATTTCAGATAGAGAGTTCATAAAAGATATTTTAGGGTATACAATATCACTCATAGGAAATAGATCTAAAAATTTAGAAAAATTATTAGAGATAAAGAATATGGGAAGAAGCTCTATAAATTTGAAAAATTTACTAGTAACTTTTTATACAAATATTTAA